Proteins from a single region of Symphalangus syndactylus isolate Jambi chromosome 12, NHGRI_mSymSyn1-v2.1_pri, whole genome shotgun sequence:
- the LOC134734667 gene encoding small ribosomal subunit protein uS8-like → MECMNALADALKNINTGKGGKCQVLNRLCSKVIIWFLTVLMKHGYVGKFEIADDHRVGKTAVNLTGRLNKCGVIRPRFDVQLKDLEKWQTNLLPSRQFGVIVLTL, encoded by the coding sequence ATGGAATGCATGAACGCCCTGGCTGATGCTCTCAAGAACATCAACACTGGAAAAGGAGGCAAATGCCAGGTTCTTAATAGGCTATGCTCCAAAGTCATCATCTGGTTTCTAACTGTGTTGATGAAGCATGGTTACGTTGGCAAATTTGAAATCGCTGATGATCACAGAGTTGGGAAAACTGCTGTGAACCTCACTGGCAGGTTAAACAAGTGTGGAGTGATCAGGCCCAGATTTGATGTGCAACTCAAAGATCTAGAAAAATGGCAGACAAATCTGCTCCCATCTCGCCAGTTTGGTGTCATTGTACTGACACTCTAA